A region from the Mycolicibacterium phlei genome encodes:
- a CDS encoding YczE/YyaS/YitT family protein, producing MRDGVLRGTALLIGLTCYGFSMAMMVRAGLGLDPWDVFHQGLSLRTGMTIGVASAVVGVVVLLAWIPLRTRPGIGTVANVIVIAITVDLGMWLLAAPQAMWARIAMMIGAVVLNAFATVLYVGAGLGPGPRDGLMTGLVVRTGLSVRLVRTAIEATVLVIGWLLGGTVGVGTVLYAFGIGPLVQFFVRITPKRLLAVSGWRDVARARGELGETPPTAERDPAPTA from the coding sequence ATGCGTGACGGGGTGCTACGTGGCACCGCACTACTGATCGGCCTGACGTGCTACGGCTTCTCGATGGCCATGATGGTGCGCGCCGGGCTCGGACTGGACCCGTGGGACGTGTTCCACCAGGGCCTGTCGCTGCGCACCGGCATGACGATCGGAGTGGCCTCCGCCGTCGTCGGGGTGGTCGTGCTACTGGCCTGGATCCCGCTGCGCACCCGGCCCGGGATCGGCACCGTCGCCAACGTCATCGTCATCGCGATCACCGTCGACCTGGGGATGTGGCTGCTGGCGGCGCCGCAGGCGATGTGGGCGCGGATCGCGATGATGATCGGCGCGGTGGTGCTCAACGCGTTCGCCACGGTGCTCTACGTCGGCGCCGGCCTCGGACCCGGGCCGCGCGACGGCCTGATGACCGGGCTGGTCGTGCGCACCGGTCTGTCGGTGCGCCTGGTCCGCACCGCGATCGAGGCCACCGTGCTGGTGATCGGCTGGCTGCTCGGCGGCACCGTCGGCGTCGGGACCGTGCTCTACGCGTTCGGGATCGGACCGCTGGTGCAGTTCTTCGTGCGCATCACCCCGAAGCGGCTGCTGGCGGTCAGCGGCTGGCGCGACGTGGCGCGGGCGCGCGGCGAACTGGGGGAGACCCCGCCGACGGCCGAACGCGATCCCGCCCCGACGGCCTGA